Proteins encoded together in one Chitinophaga sp. LS1 window:
- a CDS encoding RecQ family ATP-dependent DNA helicase: MNKLSSLQLLRTSLGDPTAEFRNNQWEAIDLLVNHGNKLLIVERTGWGKSSVYFISTRILRDQGKGPTIIISPLLALMRNQIESAARLGIKAVTINSTNPNDWDNIKRQVLSDDVDALLISPERLANEGFVENFLTEVASRVGLFVVDEAHCISDWGHDFRTDYRRITSILQLMPVGLPILATTATANNRVVQDIVSQLGGINIIRGSLVRESLVLQNIKMKDQAVRLAWLKENIPTLDGSGIIYTLTKRDAMQVSEFLNEAGIETAAYFSGVENDGFEDSDAYRQHLEDLLYSSEIKVLVATTALGMGYDKPDLGFVIHYQAPGSIISYYQQVGRAGRAIKKAYGILLSGEEDNEIHEHFMASAFPAEDRINLILDEIAKNNGLSVNDLFGRINLSKGQIEQVLKYVNVEVPSPVIKTGTKWFRTPAPYKLDKEKIARLTLQKRKEWNEVERYIDYGDCLMNYLQTSLDDTVIKRCGKCSRCLGKAIFPETASHENIITASLFLKHSEFDIKPRKQIAVGALPTYGWRGNLPTHLLAEVGKVLSRWEDAGWGKIVAADKHNGHFREELVDAIVEMITQRWELTFYPTWVTCVPSTKHPELIPDFAKRLAEKLKLPFYPVVEKIRETGVQKEQQNSYFQCHNLDGAFQINKNILDGPVFLIDDAIDSGWTFTIIAALLRNAGSGPVYPLALTSTTVS, translated from the coding sequence ATGAATAAACTTTCATCCCTACAATTATTGAGAACCTCTTTGGGTGATCCTACTGCGGAATTTAGAAACAACCAATGGGAGGCAATTGACCTGTTAGTTAATCATGGTAATAAACTGCTTATAGTAGAAAGAACCGGGTGGGGAAAAAGTTCGGTTTATTTTATAAGCACCCGGATACTCAGAGATCAGGGTAAAGGGCCAACAATAATTATTTCTCCATTACTTGCTTTAATGCGTAATCAAATCGAGTCTGCAGCAAGATTAGGAATTAAAGCAGTAACGATAAATTCCACTAATCCTAATGATTGGGATAATATTAAGCGTCAGGTTTTAAGTGATGATGTTGATGCATTGTTGATCTCTCCTGAAAGGCTGGCTAATGAGGGCTTTGTAGAGAATTTTCTGACTGAGGTTGCAAGCCGGGTAGGTTTGTTCGTAGTAGATGAAGCCCATTGTATCTCTGACTGGGGGCATGACTTTAGGACTGATTACAGGAGGATTACCAGTATTTTACAATTAATGCCTGTCGGCTTACCCATCCTGGCAACGACTGCTACTGCAAATAATAGGGTTGTTCAGGATATCGTTTCTCAGTTAGGAGGTATTAACATTATCAGAGGATCGTTAGTAAGAGAAAGCCTTGTACTTCAAAATATTAAAATGAAAGACCAGGCCGTAAGGCTTGCCTGGTTGAAGGAAAATATTCCCACTCTGGATGGTAGTGGGATAATATATACGCTTACTAAGCGAGATGCTATGCAGGTATCAGAGTTTCTAAATGAAGCTGGTATTGAAACTGCTGCATATTTTTCTGGTGTTGAAAATGATGGTTTTGAGGATTCCGATGCATATAGGCAACATCTTGAAGATTTGTTGTATAGTAGTGAAATTAAGGTTTTAGTTGCCACCACTGCACTTGGAATGGGGTATGATAAGCCAGATCTGGGATTTGTTATTCATTACCAGGCTCCGGGATCAATAATTTCTTATTATCAACAGGTTGGTAGAGCAGGAAGGGCGATTAAGAAGGCCTATGGTATTTTACTTTCAGGAGAAGAGGATAACGAAATTCATGAACATTTTATGGCTTCAGCTTTTCCTGCTGAGGATCGGATAAATCTGATATTAGATGAGATTGCTAAAAATAATGGATTATCAGTTAATGATTTATTTGGTAGAATTAACTTAAGTAAAGGACAAATAGAGCAGGTATTGAAATATGTTAATGTTGAAGTTCCTTCTCCTGTTATTAAAACCGGAACGAAATGGTTTAGAACGCCTGCGCCATATAAATTGGATAAGGAAAAAATTGCCAGACTTACCTTACAGAAAAGAAAAGAGTGGAATGAGGTAGAACGCTATATAGATTATGGGGATTGTTTAATGAATTATTTACAAACGTCATTGGATGATACTGTTATCAAACGTTGTGGTAAATGTAGCAGATGCCTGGGAAAGGCAATTTTCCCGGAAACAGCATCCCATGAAAATATTATAACAGCTTCGTTATTTTTAAAACATTCAGAATTTGATATTAAACCTCGTAAGCAAATTGCTGTCGGCGCTTTACCTACTTATGGATGGAGAGGGAACTTACCAACGCATTTATTAGCAGAGGTCGGAAAAGTGTTGTCGAGATGGGAGGATGCTGGTTGGGGGAAAATTGTAGCCGCCGATAAGCACAATGGCCATTTTAGAGAAGAATTAGTAGACGCTATTGTGGAGATGATCACTCAACGATGGGAGCTAACATTTTACCCTACCTGGGTTACATGTGTACCATCTACCAAACACCCTGAGCTGATTCCCGATTTCGCAAAACGTTTAGCGGAGAAGTTGAAACTACCTTTTTACCCGGTTGTAGAGAAAATCAGAGAAACTGGTGTTCAGAAAGAGCAACAAAATAGTTACTTTCAATGCCATAATCTGGATGGAGCATTCCAGATTAATAAGAATATATTAGACGGACCG